The Bradyrhizobium sp. WBAH42 genome includes a window with the following:
- a CDS encoding YafY family protein, whose product MRASRMLSILTTLQARGLVTAPELAEACEVSVRTIYRDIDALAASGVPVYADRGAEGGYRLLDGYRVRLNGLSQSEAGALFLAGLPGPAAALGLDAAMIAAQNKLMAALPANLREDAGRMQERFHLDAPGWFGEAEDPKHLRTIAGAVLRGTLIRIRYQSWRAEKQRRVAPLGLVLKGGSWYLAGQVDGSVRTYRVARVLDCAALDDRFDRPADFDLAAYWRAATLRLEAEMHPNVAIVRLSPFGVKLLDALSQPYVKARTQLEETTDADGWRIARVPVGKTSWHAAAELLRLGPEAEVLEPADLRDKMAEMTQAMAARYPAARKA is encoded by the coding sequence ATGCGCGCGAGCCGGATGCTGTCGATCCTCACCACCCTCCAGGCCAGGGGACTGGTCACCGCGCCCGAACTCGCGGAGGCCTGCGAAGTGTCGGTGCGCACGATCTATCGCGACATCGACGCGCTCGCGGCGTCCGGCGTTCCCGTTTACGCCGACCGTGGCGCGGAAGGCGGCTATCGCCTGCTCGACGGCTATCGCGTGCGGCTGAACGGGCTGTCGCAGAGCGAGGCCGGCGCACTGTTCCTGGCGGGGTTGCCAGGCCCGGCCGCGGCGCTCGGGCTCGATGCCGCGATGATCGCCGCCCAAAACAAGCTGATGGCGGCCCTGCCTGCGAATTTGCGCGAGGATGCCGGGCGGATGCAGGAGCGTTTCCACCTGGACGCGCCCGGCTGGTTCGGCGAAGCGGAAGACCCGAAGCACCTGCGCACCATCGCCGGCGCGGTGCTGCGCGGGACGCTTATCAGGATTCGGTACCAGAGCTGGCGTGCGGAGAAGCAGCGCCGTGTCGCACCGCTCGGCCTCGTGCTGAAGGGCGGCAGCTGGTATCTCGCAGGACAAGTCGACGGCAGCGTGCGCACCTATCGCGTCGCACGCGTGCTCGACTGCGCGGCGCTCGATGACCGCTTCGACCGCCCCGCCGATTTCGATCTCGCTGCTTACTGGCGCGCTGCGACACTTCGTCTCGAAGCCGAGATGCATCCCAATGTCGCGATTGTCCGGCTGTCGCCGTTCGGCGTCAAGCTGCTCGACGCGCTGAGCCAGCCCTACGTCAAGGCGCGCACGCAGCTCGAGGAGACGACCGACGCAGACGGCTGGCGCATTGCGCGCGTGCCGGTCGGAAAGACGTCGTGGCACGCAGCGGCCGAACTGCTGCGGCTTGGCCCGGAGGCCGAAGTGCTGGAACCCGCCGATCTCCGCGACAAGATGGCCGAGATGACGCAAGCGATGGCCGCGCGCTATCCCGCGGCGCGCAAAGCCTGA
- a CDS encoding enoyl-CoA hydratase/isomerase family protein — MSDTADAATGPLLEVTGARATIRLNRPKHLNRLQAEDLDELVRLFDRIEADPDIRVLVLTGTGRAFSAGYDLNSVAERAVSASEQQSAGSAFEAVVNRLEDLGVPTICRLNGGVYGGSTDLALACDFRIGVDTAEMFMPAARLGLHYYPSGIKRYVTRLGVDNAKKLFLTAQKISAPEMLRIGYLTAMVPVEFLDEEVDKLAAILAGNAPQAMRGMKRAINEFARGELDEAAADRRHRDSMRGDEIKEGIKAFAEKRAPRF, encoded by the coding sequence ATGTCGGACACAGCCGACGCAGCCACCGGCCCGCTGCTCGAAGTCACCGGCGCCCGCGCCACCATCCGCCTCAACCGGCCGAAACATCTCAACCGGCTGCAGGCGGAGGATCTCGACGAGCTCGTCAGACTGTTCGACCGGATCGAGGCCGATCCCGATATTCGCGTGCTGGTGCTGACCGGAACCGGGCGCGCCTTCTCCGCCGGCTACGATCTCAATTCAGTGGCGGAACGCGCGGTCAGCGCGAGCGAGCAGCAGAGCGCGGGCTCCGCCTTCGAGGCGGTGGTCAACCGGCTCGAGGATCTCGGCGTGCCGACGATCTGCCGGCTCAATGGCGGCGTCTATGGCGGCTCGACCGACCTCGCGCTCGCTTGCGATTTCCGCATCGGCGTCGATACCGCGGAAATGTTCATGCCGGCGGCGCGGCTCGGGCTGCACTATTACCCGAGCGGGATCAAACGCTACGTGACCCGCCTCGGCGTCGACAATGCGAAGAAGCTGTTCCTGACCGCGCAGAAGATCAGCGCGCCGGAGATGCTGCGCATCGGCTATCTCACGGCGATGGTGCCGGTGGAATTCCTGGACGAGGAGGTCGACAAGCTCGCTGCGATCCTCGCCGGCAACGCGCCGCAGGCGATGCGCGGCATGAAGCGCGCGATCAACGAGTTCGCCCGCGGCGAGCTCGACGAAGCCGCCGCCGACCGGCGCCACCGCGACAGCATGCGCGGCGACGAGATCAAGGAAGGCATCAAGGCATTCGCCGAGAAGCGGGCACCGCGGTTTTGA
- a CDS encoding glutathione S-transferase family protein — protein MTDPNRITLFYSPQTRATGTRVLLEELGAPYDLDVLNMKAGEQRKPAYLAINPLGKVPAVRHGEALVTEQVAITIYLADLFPQAGLTPALNDPLRGPYLRWIAYYGSSFEPALIDKFMQREPAPITQSPYADYDTMLGALEAQLAKGPYLLGERMTAADVLWGVAFSWTMMFGIVPKKDVFVRYAERMTARPAFQRINAADAEMAAQHAAVAGG, from the coding sequence ATGACCGATCCGAACCGTATCACCCTATTCTATTCGCCCCAGACGCGTGCCACCGGCACGCGGGTGCTGCTGGAGGAGCTGGGTGCGCCCTACGATCTCGATGTCCTCAACATGAAGGCCGGCGAGCAGCGCAAGCCCGCCTATCTCGCCATCAACCCGCTCGGCAAGGTGCCTGCGGTTCGCCACGGCGAGGCGCTGGTGACCGAGCAGGTTGCGATCACCATCTATCTCGCCGATCTGTTCCCGCAGGCGGGGTTGACGCCCGCTCTGAACGATCCGCTGCGCGGGCCTTATCTGCGCTGGATCGCCTATTACGGGTCGTCGTTCGAGCCGGCCTTGATCGACAAGTTCATGCAGCGTGAGCCAGCGCCGATCACGCAATCGCCTTATGCCGATTACGATACGATGCTGGGTGCGCTCGAGGCCCAGCTGGCGAAAGGACCCTATCTGCTCGGCGAGCGCATGACGGCGGCGGACGTATTGTGGGGCGTCGCCTTCAGCTGGACCATGATGTTCGGCATCGTGCCGAAGAAGGACGTCTTCGTCCGTTATGCCGAGCGCATGACGGCCCGGCCGGCGTTCCAGCGCATCAATGCCGCCGACGCCGAGATGGCGGCGCAGCATGCCGCTGTGGCGGGCGGATGA